A window of the Candidatus Bathyarchaeota archaeon genome harbors these coding sequences:
- a CDS encoding terminase family protein has translation MSLEARLKRLERELWLRRAKQTIPEDPARFCVEVLGFRPTKYQLKLLRDPGQFIAARWCRQSGKSFIVSALLLHYALTHPGSYIMVVGPSFKASKRIIRKVTPFLRKVPGWLKGKPRKTKLEFINGSMIEAHSNNPDTIRGETSHFVYWDEVNFTADDEEMYDAIIFSLGTTRGRFLGTSTPWTTDHIFYRMCTHPDFEDYSRHHVTWREALEPNGPLSRQILEKIKKQYASDPNRWRREMEAEWAEDEDVWLPQSLITDCIDPDLEYYDERDLVANL, from the coding sequence TTGAGCCTTGAAGCGCGGCTCAAGCGCCTGGAGCGCGAATTATGGCTGCGCCGAGCAAAACAAACGATACCCGAGGATCCTGCCAGATTCTGCGTCGAGGTGCTGGGCTTCCGGCCCACGAAGTACCAACTCAAGCTCCTCAGGGACCCAGGCCAGTTCATAGCGGCGCGGTGGTGCAGACAATCGGGGAAGAGCTTCATAGTTTCAGCCCTCCTTCTCCACTACGCCCTGACCCATCCGGGCAGCTACATAATGGTGGTGGGGCCAAGCTTCAAGGCCTCGAAGCGCATCATCCGTAAAGTTACGCCTTTCTTAAGGAAAGTCCCCGGCTGGCTGAAGGGTAAACCCCGGAAGACCAAGCTGGAATTCATCAACGGGAGCATGATCGAGGCCCACAGCAACAACCCGGATACGATCCGGGGGGAGACCAGCCACTTCGTCTACTGGGATGAGGTGAACTTCACAGCCGACGACGAGGAGATGTACGACGCCATAATCTTCAGCCTCGGGACGACCAGGGGCCGCTTCCTGGGGACCTCGACGCCGTGGACCACGGACCACATCTTCTACAGGATGTGCACGCACCCCGACTTCGAGGATTACAGCCGGCACCACGTGACGTGGCGGGAGGCCTTGGAGCCCAACGGCCCCCTATCCAGGCAGATCCTCGAGAAGATCAAGAAACAATACGCGTCGGATCCCAACCGTTGGAGGCGGGAGATGGAGGCGGAATGGGCGGAGGACGAGGATGTCTGGCTGCCCCAAAGCCTCATCACGGACTGCATAGACCCCGACCTCGAATACTACGATGAGAGGGATCTGGTGGCCAATCTTTGA